DNA from Plasmodium yoelii strain 17X genome assembly, chromosome: 13:
AATGATGCACAAAATACAATATTTCTTTTGATGTTttaatctttttttttagattttgGGCATCCTTTTTTACAACACATTTTGCATAAAgctaaacaaaaaataaatccaattaaaaatgatataacaGAAATAAGTGCTAATGCAGGGAATGCATATTTATAGATTCTATCAATATTTAAGAATGTTTCGTGTGCTAATTCTTTCAAAATATCAGCATAGCTAAGAGGTGTAGGTGCATCTGATggtttaacatttttataggATTCTAAAATGAAATTTTTTAATGCTTCTAGAGACCTATCATTACTTTTATAATCATacatttttccatttttaaagTAAATTAATGTTGGGAATCCTTCGATTTTAAATCTTTTTCTTGTTTTAGAATTGGTAGTTACATCAACCTTTGCTATATTTATAGTTCCTTTCATTTCTGAAGCTAATTCAGTCCAAGCCTTATTCATGGCTTTACAATGTGAACACCATGGtgcataaaattttataaaccATGATCCTGTggaaagaaaagaaaaaatcgATAGTAAAAATCATATgattatatttcaaaaaataacaGTAATATATACTGATTAGTCTTTgcaatatttttcatttcgCACACATTAATGAACAGTCATAGAAcgatataaaaatatcaaagGATAATAATTATGAGTCACGTCttgataacaataataaaataaatgtaaaaatctttatttttttcaaaagaaaatataataatatgaatagaataaaaaaataatattaaccTGTGGTATTCCCAGTTGATATTTGTGTTAAGCTTTCGAAATTTGCGTCATTTAATTCAATTACATCTTGAGAATAACAATAATTAAAAAGTGTaaggaaaagaaaaaatacgAAACCTTTTGCAAAACCtaccattttttaaaaattttaataaaaaataaatatttttttaaaaaacgtCAAATACTTTTTAATGGTAATAAATTtgctataaaaataatattatggTTAAATGCCtctaaaaatgtaataaatgtatgtagtttatataataatatattatttacgttaaaaaaaataaatatatgatataataaaataataaataaataatctaGAACGTTGAATAAAATACGATTTCGTATAAattacaatatataaaaaacatataaatttttttgagtacatatgtgtatatatccAAAGGTACCTATTAgtattcataaaaatatttaggattaataataatacattattaaattatattttatataatgtatattttttatttatttatgtgcattattttttgcctatatttttttaacaattacAAAATGTACGTATTTCATGTaatatattgatatattaataaagatGGTTGTGCGccgtatttattttatatatgttctttcttttttttttttatgaagaTTC
Protein-coding regions in this window:
- a CDS encoding thioredoxin-related protein, putative, which gives rise to MVGFAKGFVFFLFLTLFNYCYSQDVIELNDANFESLTQISTGNTTGSWFIKFYAPWCSHCKAMNKAWTELASEMKGTINIAKVDVTTNSKTRKRFKIEGFPTLIYFKNGKMYDYKSNDRSLEALKNFILESYKNVKPSDAPTPLSYADILKELAHETFLNIDRIYKYAFPALALISVISFLIGFIFCLALCKMCCKKGCPKSKKKD